The genomic region TGCACGCTAGACTGGTGGGATGCCGGGGCCACATTTGGCTTTGTACGTTAGCGGCGACACAAGCGTTGACCGGAAAAAAAGGTGCAAACCGTAGATGGGTGGCACGGCTGCGCGAGGGCTCTGCACCTGCACGTCGGCATGGTCCACCGTCCTGTGGCAGTCGTTGGGCAACCAGGTTCCGCTGCGTGAAAGGGCAAAAACCTGCTGAATAATTGCCGGCAGCGCAAATAGCACTCCAGTGTCGACTCCCTAAGTGAGGGGCTTTCTGACGAGCCACCTAGTGCTTTGTGAAAATAGAGGATGGTGGAGAGAAATGTTGTCCTCGACTGCGCTTCAAATCCAAACACGTGCATGCTCCATAACTCTTTTCTTCACTGTGAATCGTTCTTTAAGCACCTGCTTGtttgttcttttttttttcaacCTATCTAGAAGGGTTCGCTGCGGAACTGGCGCAACCGCCTTTACAGCGTATATTGCGTCAGTGAAGGCGAACGCACCTTTCCTTGACAAGAGTGCTGCAGCGAGCACGTTGGCCCACCTTCCAAGTTCTTCACAGGGACAATGGCCAACACGGACACTCGCCAGATTCGTGACGGCGACAACGGCAATCATGGAAATTTGAGGTCGTTCTTGCCGAAAGCGCTGCTCTACGCGTTCCTGTCGCTTGTGTTCATGAACATTTTTGGAAAGGCGCCGATGGTCTCGGTGCAAAACACGAAGTCAGTACAGCCtcagtcgccagcgccgccgtccacgCTGTCAAGTTTACGTCCGCTTGCTCGACAAGGGGAGCGCTTTAACGTCGTAGTCGAAACGCAGCCGCCCCTGTTCGAGCCGCTTAAATTCGAGAACCTCTTGTTCAGCCACGACGCattggcggcggcgaatcTGAGCGTGACGATTCCCGTCGACCTGAAGCCGTGCGCGACCGCCAACTGCACAGTAACGCTGCGCGTACAGTGGTCTCTGCGCAACTACACATTTTCATTAACAGCGCCGCTTGTGCGCTTTTTCCGCGATACCGCTGTGCAAAAGAAGTACCTCTTCGGCAACAACAGCGAGGGTGAGAGCGCGAATGTGGAGGCGACAGTCAGCACTGCGTACAAGCAATACTTCCAGCCCGAGGTGACACTGAGCCCTGTCGTCTTCTTCGATTACCCTCTTCCGGACGCTTGCTTCGAGTTCACTCCCGTGGTAGAGTCGCGACCCGGCTTTTACGGCCCGTCGCTCTACATCAACAACTTTTGGATGCTGCGTGAGCATCATGTGCAGCTGAATGCAAGCAGCACGTCACAGCCGCTCAACTTCACTGTGCACCTCACCCCACTTCCGCGATGGAAGGTGCTTCTGTACACCCAGTTCGAAAAGACTATGGCGACGCAAGCAACCGCCGGCTTCTCGAAAGCTTCAGAAGCGGAAGAAACAAAGAGGATGCTGCTAGACGTAAGCACGAGGAATCCGGTCCTTCTCGTGGTCACGGCGATTGTGACGGTGCTGCACTCCGTGTTTGAGTTCCTCGCCTTCTCGAACGATGTGAAATTCTGGAAGGGCCGTAAGGACTTTCGAGGTCTCTCCGTCCGCAGCATTATCATCAGCTGCTACTTTCAGTCCGTTATTTTCCTCTATCTCCTTGACAGCCAAGAAACTTCGTGGGCCGTGCTCGTGCCGTCTGGAATGGGTGCTTTCATGGAGTTTTGGAAGCTTGCAAAGACGCTCAAGATAGTAAAAGTCGAGGCCGAGGTCACAACCGCCGTGGAGGAACAGGGGGCAGCGAGGGAGTCAGCgggaaagaagaaaaagtGGAGGATTGCCGGGTACGACATCGGGTTTACCGACTCGTACGATTCCCGGACGCAGAAGCACGACGACGTGGCAGTGCGGTATCTTATCTACGCGATGATTCTGCCTCTGACAGGCTACACTGTGTACTCAGCCCTGTACAAAACACATCGGAACTGGTACTCTTTCCTGATCTCCACACAAGTTCAATTCATCTACAGCTTTGGCTTTGCGCAGATGACCCCACAGATTTTCATCAACTACAAAATGAAGAGTGTCGGCCAGCTTCCGTGGCGCACATTCATCTACAAATCCCTCAACACCGTCATCGACGACCTCTTCGCCTTTGTCATTAAGATGCCTTGGCTTCATCGACTTGCCTGCTTTCAAGACGATATAGTGTTTGCCATTCTCCTCTATCAGCGCTGGATCTACCCTGTTGACATGTCCCGCTTCGACGGAGACAGCGGCGCAGATGTGGCAGAGGAAGGCGCCccggcagcagaggcggtcGAGTCAGATAAAAAGAATCAGTAATCTCCTTATGTGCTTCTACGCGGGTCTGCACCTTTGCTGCTTGGTGACTTGCAATGTTTTCCATCTTTTTTGTGGATGCTTGACACTTGATGACGTGCGGCAAACTTGATTTTCAGGGGTGCTCGAGTCGCAGATGACCAGCGCAGACGCGGTGGGCATCATCTGCCGATCAGCTTCTGGTTTTTTTCCTTCCCCTTCACCTCGCtttgtgggtgcgtgtgtgtctgcctgtcCTCGACAACTTACGAGGTGGAACCGTTCCTTGTTGCTGTGCTTAGCGAGGACATGAGAATTGTAAGGCATCGAGAGAACGAACAACAAACTTTCTTGGATGCATGGGAGAGAAGCGCTGGCACACTTGTTTGGGCGTTGTTTAACCCTCCCCCACCTGCCTCTCGCCACACTGGTTGATAACGACAGCCGTATACGGATGCGGGGCCATGTaagggggaggaaagggggagaggcgctGAGCGTGTCATGGTTTACCACTACATTTCAAACTCTGGTTCCGGCAGTCGTATGCCAGTGGGCCAAGACCGCATACACCTGGGGCATCCTTTTCACTTGATTCTGCTCATCCTTCTCCTATCCTCTCCCTGACACACATTCGACATGTACGGTACCGGACTGCTCCGTTGTTGTTTACAGAAAGGTGTCTCGCCTGGACGCAATTGGGGCGCAGATCTCAAATGCGAGAACCCAGAAGCACACGTGAGTACTATGGAGCGTGCTCTTCAGCTGGAAATTACACAGCGAACTGAAAGCGGAGGTTTTCGTTTCACATTTTTCCCTACTTcactccttctccaccccgCTTCCCAAGAATCGGGGTCAACATTCTCTGAGGATTGTGAGTGATGCAAACAGTGAGCGCCATCGATGAATTGCCAAGGCGTCAAGAAAAGCCCATGGCGGGACATCCTCGCGGAGGTTACCGTTCAGCAGAACCTGATTGAATCCCTTTTGCACGCAGCGCCAGAATCGAGAGATAACAGGCGAGACACATCAGTCGGCTTCTCTGCTCCTTCTCCAACCGTTTGCGCCCCCCGCTGGCCGAGCAGGCGAGCCTCTGCACGACCAATCGGCACCAGAGCAATCATTTCTCCTAGTCCAGAGCGACAAAAAGCGAGAGCCGTGCGCGGCAACAGCTCACCGTTAGCCAACGTCTGTCAGAGTGGGCCTGCCGACAAGGTGGGAGCCAGCACCGGGAGCCACTCGCAGtcaagagcaagagagacCTCAAAGGTGGTCGAGGCCCTTGTTGAAGCGCTCTCCACCTCATCCTGGTCTAGCGATGGTGACGAGTCGGCCACGCAGCTTGGTCAGGGTTTTACGTCGATacgaggtgctgccgttTCGAGTTCCAAGGTGCTCCCGCGAAGTGAGTCGCCTAGAGGCGCGATCGCGTCGGACGTAGAACAGCGCCATCGAGAGACGGCCGACACTGCACAATTTTTCCTCAAGGCCACACATATCGTTGCTAGCGAGTTTGAGGGGCGCCAGAGCATCGTCTTTGGCGAGTTTACTGAGGTCACCGAGCTTGTGTCACGATTTGTTTGCCGTGTGACAATGAATTCGCCTCCTCTGTGATATAGTTGCGCGAATGCAGCTGGCGCCTGTGGCCACTGTGTGTAAATGCTGTCTGCACCGCTCACAGCCGCAGGAGAGAGGAATCCAACAGCACCAGCAAGTGCCGCTCTTGAGTGAAGGGCGAAGGCGATGCAACTGGCACGGATGGTGCGACCCTGGTGCACGCgcaaaggaagagagacgaCCTCGACCCTCATCTAAAATGCACACAAACGGATATAAAAGATGGAATTTTCTTCGCTGTTCAGCACACGGTGACCACGCACAAGGAATGACGTCATTCCTCTTATGAAAAATAAGGGGAGCTTTTCGTAAGGTACGGCGATGTGATCATGTAGTGTTGAGAGTGCTCGAGAACGTCCTCCACGCGCTACGACCTCGTCTATTGCTGCACCTTCCACTCTGTCCCTCCCAATTGTTGTGTTGTCCTCTTTCCCGGTTGTGTTAGTCGTCATatctgtctctccctcttacCCTTCCTCTTTCTTGTCTACTCATGATGTAGGCTTCTCGTATTGTCATATTTaacgctgcgctgccgcgggaACACAGAAAAAGCGTAGAGTGGACTCGGTGGCGCACGCAGACGTATTACCTGttgtgcgtgcggcgctccACATCCAGCTCTGCTTTGAAAACTGAAGCCGTTGAACCGAAAGCAACAGAAAACATGCATGTCGAAATTCGGCTATGTGGGGTGGAGCAGGCCTGCGCTTTCGACCCACAGAGCTTTTACCGCGTTAAGCAGCTCCTCACCTCATACAATGGgcaaggcagcggcgctgaggaGACTGCCAGGCGCGCCTGGCACGgcggctcgctgctgcgtctccgTCACACGACGCCTTTCACCGCCGAACTGAAGCTGCAGGTTGTGGTGGAGAGTCTTATTGAGATGGAGAGCAGATGCTTCAGTGCCGTGATGGACAAGAAGCAGCATGAGGCGCGCATCAAGAGTAACTGGAACAACAGTGCTGTCGGGACAGCCTACCACAGCGCGGACGTGGACGAGGTAATTCTGGCAGCACTTCCTGTGGCTGCCGCCAACAGCGTCGTGAAAATtcgtctgctgcagctccccCCACCACTTGATTACGACACGCAGCAAGTTGTGAAAAGAGCGATCGGCAACGCCACCGTCAGCAGGCAGAGACACGACACTCCACTGTGCATTGGTGTTGCAAAGATAAGCCTGTGGGAGCTGATGTTGGCCAGGAGAACAGTCAGCATTGCGATGCAGGCAAAACGGGCTGTTGTGACCACCGTGGAGGCTCACAACCTAGACACCTTGATCACGAATGCTATGTtcggcagaggagagaggaacGGGAGCGCCGTTCTCTCTGTGCAGTTCAACGGCTACACATTCGGACGCGTTCCGAGGGGGAAGTCCATACGGAGCCACAGCCACAGGGATACAACAAAGCGCATCACAGCTGCCATGGATTCCGACGCGCCATTGCCCAGTGCTTCGAGTGGAGAAGCCGAGGAGGCTGCTATTTTGACGGAAGAGACTCTCGATTCACCAGCCATCCGCTTTGTACTACTTCCGTACGTTGCACTTGTCGACGTACTCTTGCGCGTGGTTGACGTGACTTCCTGGCGCGTGCCTCGGAAGACAGGGATGGCGCTCGCAGCAGTTGTCATTGCACTCTACTCGGATCTCTTCGACATGTTGTTCGTGCTGACTGTGGCACTTGGCGTCTTAAGCGTCCTTCGTAACATTTCGCTCTTCTGCTACGCTCCTGTGAGCGATAGCACTGCCGCCCGTGTCGCTGCCACGCCTggggggggcagcggtgTCACCAAGTTTCAGCCGTTTCTTTACAGTCGCGAGAACGCCTTCCTGAACAgtctgctgcgcgcgcgcatcttTTTCTCGCATGGTCTGATGGAGGACACGTACTATGAGCTTGCATTGGCTGCCCACATAGCCCGGCGCAACCGCCGACAGCTGGTCGGGTTCGGTTTAgctgtgtgctgcagctTTGCCTTTCTCTCGATGGGGACGGTGGTCATTCTCCTTACGCTCGGCGCCTTTACAGCGTACCCGATTTTTCTCAACCTGCCCAGCACACGTCGACGCACCCGCAGGAGGAAAGGGTCGGCTTTGGCACTCATTCGCTCTGCTGCCAACGCAATACGCGTGCCACGGAGATACAAGGTGGTACGTGCCATCCGAGTGGCAGTGGTCCGCGCAAAAAGCACATCGCTGTCGTCTCGCAACGACTCCATTGCTGGGTCTGGTGCGGAGagccttcagcagcagttCCTCAACTGCATTCGCCAGCAGGCTGAGTCGAATGGGGCGCGATCGCCGACGGAGAGATCAGAGATCTCACTGAAAGCGCGGGAGAAAAGCAATTTGATGGTGGGCCGCCGAACGCGAACCGTGGATTTCGACGTCCTTCCGAGCAACTCCGTTAACTTCGCATCTACACTCGATCGGTTTCAGGTCACTCACGTCATGCGCTATTTTGTGGCTCTGTGCTTCTCTCCAAACGTAATGGAAACACCGGAACCGGCAAGCACGACCAGTGGCTTGCGAAAGGCGTCTTCCAACGCGGTTCTTCAGCGTCGCCTGTGCTATCAGCTGAGACAGGCGAGAATGGTCAGTGATCTGCTGCCGTCAGCTTTACCGCAGCCAACCAACATCTCAACGGGTGGTGGCTTGGCTACGATTAGTCAGCAAGGCGGGGTCGTTGTTGGTGATTCGAAGCCGGTGGCAGTGTCCAAAGAGATACAGGAGACCTTTCAGAGCTACTTCAACAGCACCCTGAGCCTTCTATTCTAtctgcggcagcagtggaCATTTCATCCCTACGTCACGCAGTCCAGCACGACAAAGTGTATGCCAGACAGCTTGCGCAGCGTGAGCGTGCTGGCCGAGCCGCAGGGCCTCATCGACGTCGGCGAGGACGACGGAGTCACCAAGGCGCTCATGGCGAGGCGCAACTCAATGTCGAACCCGCCGATGGTGGGCATGTTTAACAGCAGCAATTCTGTCGAGGTGAGTGGACGAGTAATGGCACTTTACGCAGCGTACTTGCTGCAAGGCGCACGTCTTTCAGTGTACACGTCCTCCAGTGGATGCGCCACAGTGCTACCGTTGCGTGCCCCGGGAAATTGTATGGAGCGGTTTCCGCAACCTAACCCCTGCCCGGCTGATCTTTTGAATACGCTGGACTCTGTGTGGCGCGGGGAGACGAGCCACACGgcagggaaaggggaggaggtaTATTTCAATGCAGATGCCGTGCTGCAAATCATCACTGTGTACAAAGACTACTGGGAAGGCGGCGCGAACTTGGCGACGACGCGATCCTCGGCGCGCCTCGATAGCAGTGCAGCCGGCGAGAGCCACTTCAGCAACACGCTAATGCGAAGCTCGATTCGGTGCGCTCTTGTctctgcgccgccggtgccccGTCAACAGACAGCACCGCTGAGTGCCACGACGCCCCTCTCACGCTCTTCGCGACAGTTGACCACAGCTCTGACAgtgctcggcggcgccgccggcagcgcaggACAGCCTCGAGGTGATATCAGTCCCAATCCTGCTAGCAGCACACGCAACATCAATACTAGGCTCGCCCCGGTGCCCCTTCTTCCCGCAGCGATGGCTGAGCCGTACACGACAAATGCGGGCTGTGAGATatcgctctcttcctctgctaAGGTCGATTCCATTTCAAACAAAGTGTTGGGTGATCCGCCCGTGCTTGATGCAACCTGCAATCGCGATGCGAATGGGCAACAACTAGCCAACCATGAGAGGTCAGACGAATTCTGACCAGTATTGCAGCGGCTCCTAAACGGCTGCTGGAAAGGGGAACTCAGCGGAGAGGTTGTCGAAGTCCAATAGGTGCTGCCTTTTGTGTAGCTTCAGTGGACTGCCGAGCTATGAGTTGCTTGTCGTGTTCTCCTAGTGAGGTATCAGCCGTGTCGACGTGACTGTCTGTACATTTTCGATTGCTCCTCTAAGCACCAGAGAACGGCCACGTCAGACTCTTGCGCACCTCCATCCCCGCCCCATCTGAGGCGCCTCCCTCTCGACCCTCCTCGTAACAGAACATCGGAAGAAAAAGACGATGCGTGCTGGAGGGCACGGGACCTCGGCTTTTGCTTCTTTTTCCCTCCTCTGTCAAGTGTGGCCTCGGGCTTTACCGGGAGTTGCCACACTTCACGGTGTACTTCCTACTATTATttgctgtgtgtgggtggtggtgtacTGCCGCTGCGAGTGCTCTGTTTCACGGCTTTCTTGCACGCCCTTGATAGAGTGTCAGCGGGTCACTGCgtacctttttttttcctctctccgATTCCGCCTTTTCCTGCCAATCTGTGGTAGCTGAACGTTGTGTGACGCGCGGCGGGAAAAGTTGGGACGCATCTTTGTCTTCTTTCCTCTTCACGTCAGTCGTGCACTCGTATCGGCAAGCTTCGCTGTACACTGCTCATGTTTGtgtcgtctctctctctctcctcccttttaGGTAATGGCTGCGTAGCGCCGATATGCAACCGGAAAAGGCCCACAAGAGAAAGAAGCCCTCTTTCGTCCGGTCATTCGAGGGTGACTCGTATGCGAGTGCACTCTACTGCGTCGTTCTCTCTACGTACTGCATTGTTGCGCTGTCGAATCGCACTAGGCTAGGCCCTCTCGACGAAAGGACGTGCAGCCGTGGAACTTCGGTGTGCCAGCCACCAATGCGTGTTACGGACGCTCTCTACTGACCAGCGCCTCAAGCCAAGGTCTCTCTTTACAGTTGGCTCTCAAGCCGAAAACAATCCCACTGAAGTGCTGCTTGCTCGGCACCTGCGTCTGGGTCTTCGCTCGCTGCGTCCAATGTACGGATGCACACGACGTTCTTGCCAGCTTCATCACATCCTTCTCCTGTTCTCTTTCCCACCGCTCACGCCATGTAGGTCGACTGCTGCTCTACTGGAACGTGTTTGCCCTGCGCTTAGCtacaagagaaaaagagagcgaACGACGACAGCACACAAAGAAGAGCTCTGCGAGGAACACTCCTGCAAACCAATCATGTTTCGCTGTGCTTGTGTCCGCCTTgggcagcgcgtgctgccTAGTTACGTGCCACGCATGTCCGGCACCTCGCGGCGAGCGAAAGGCCTCTTTACCGGCATCGCTGTCGGCACCTTCGTGAGTGGTGCCATGTTTGTTTCCTGCGCCAGTGCACGCGTGGAGGAGCCGCCGTTCGACATCAGGGCTCTCCGCGCCGACATTGAGGACATGATCTCTGAAAAGCTGGAACTCGGACCTTCGCTGATTCGCCTCGCATGGCACGAGGCCGCCTCGTACGACTGCTTCAAGAAGGACGGCTCTCCGAACTCAGCGTCGATGCGCTTCAAACCGGAATGCCTGTATGCGGGTAACAAAGGTCTCGATATCCCTCGCAAAGCGCTGGAGACGTTGAAGAAGAAGTACCCTCAAATATCTTACGCTGATTTGTGGGTGCTCGCCGCCTACGTGGCCATCGAGTACATGGGTGGTCCCACGATTCCGTTCTGCTGGGGTCGTGTGGATGCCAAGGACGGCTCTGTGTGTGGACCTGACGGGCGCCTGCCGGACGGCTCAAAGACGCAAAGTCACGTGCGCGAGGTGTTCAGGCGTCTCGGGTTCAATGACCAGGAGACAGTGGCGCTCATCggtgcgcacacatgcgGTGAGTGCCACATCGAATTCTCCGGCTACCATGGGCCGTGGACACACGACAAGAACGGTTTTGACAACTCTTTCTTTACGCAGCTGCTCGATGAAGATTGGGTCTTGAATCCCAAGGTCGAGCAGATGCAGCTGATGGACCGCGCGACGACAAAGCTGATGATGCTTCCCAGTGACGtttgcctcctcctcgatccCAGCTACCGCAAGTACGTGGAGCTGTACGCAAAGGACAACGACCGCTTCAACAAAGACTTTGCGAATGCGTTCAAAAAGCTGACCGAGCTCGGCACCAGGAACCTTCACAAAGCACCCGCTTCGGAGAGCTAAAAAAGGAATGAAGCGCGCTTTGGTTGTCATCCTCTTCTCCCACGCCTTCGACAGGAGAAGCACGCTTTTGACGGAGGCAcgttgtgcagctgctggggcCTCTCCGTCGTTGCATTATACTCGCAATGTGATGGCCGAAGCCAGCGACATTTGGCACTCTCTCCTGTTTTccgtcctcttcctcgtgTGACTCTGGGACTGTAGAGGTCGTCCACACGTGTTTCCTCTTGCGCGTCTCTGTGCATGTACCTGAGTGAATGCTCAGCGCCGATAGTGGAAAGGTGGCTGACACCATCGATGTGCCTCTAGGCGCGTAGCACGTGGCAGCGGTAGGGGTGAAGGCGAACTGTAGGCAGTGCGCTGAGAGGCACAGATGAGGCGTAtgcttctctgtctctctttggCGTGCGGATGCGGTAAGGGAGGAAAAGACACCGTTAGTATCTCCTCGGACACGTTCTTTTTTCTCCTTTTTCCACTCACTGTCCTGCTCTGGTGATGGAGACCTCAGCGCGTGGCACCTACGCCCAGGTGCCTCCCAATCTGTGTGTAGGGAAGCTAGGCAGCTCCTGTTCCGCCGAATGCACGGCCAgtggaggcggtgacagggtcaggaGCCTACGACATGGGTGAGTCGGAGCAAttcaccgctgctgatgccggcggtcagctcctggatggcgttgcgtcggagccgCCTGCGAAGCGAGTGTGGGGTAGCAGAGCTCGGGGTGGAGGCCGTGCTCAGATGACGGAGTCGGTGCACTGCTGTACCGCGTGTCTACAGCTGCGTCGCACCACACAATAGGGCCGTGTCAGCGCAAGCAGACTGGAGTTGAGCTCGTGTTGCATGGCCGGATGGGCACGAACAACGACAAAGATAAAAGAACGCTCTTATATGCACGAAGCACACTTTTCTTTCGCTTTTTTATGTTCGTAATTGCTGCAACACAGCCTATCTCACACCTGCAGCACGAAAGCTGTGCAGTGGGTCAGGTGAGCATAGCGCCTGAATTTTTGTCACTTGCCGTGTTCTGTACGAAGCAGAGCACGGGAAAAAGTGAAAAGCCTGCTAATACATTTCGTGGTGCGCCGTTGTGAAGGTGCGTGGCTGAAACTTGAAGGCCAGCATGAGAGTGTTATCTTTCTCTTGTCGTGTATAGGACTGCATTGCTTGTCGTTCCAGCCCTGGAAATTGCGATTATGACTTCTTCGTTGTTGGAGAGCTGACAGcaacgcccccccccgtctcCCTCACTCCCTGCTCTGATTTCTTTCTTCGACTTTTTCGTTCCTGCCTCCCTCGAGTTTTGGCATTGCGCTCGCTATGCTACGTCTGCTCTTTCGACCGCTCTTGTGTGGGTTTTCCTTGTACTGCCTGggcttctctctccatgTGACATGCCGACCAaacggcaaaaaaaaacaagcaaaGCATATGCTACGctaccctctccctctttcgtCTCTTCTGCGtccgcttttttttttttcatctTCGATATTTCGACTTATGCACTTCCCTTGTTTTCACTTTGTTCCTTCCGATGCTCCTTTGTTCTCTGAGTGCCTCGGCGTGTACGCCACTCCTGATCGAGTTCTcatctgccccccccctctcgaCGTGTAGTGAAAGATGCGCATCGCGCAGAggtgcgctctctcttctccctttgTGCGCTAAGGCACAGCGCCACGAGCGTAAATGGATTCTCAGGTGCTGCATGTGACCACCTCACCCCTGGTGTGAATACCGTTGTTGCACATGTGCAGCCCTGGAAAGCGAGAAGAGCGAGGAATAGGAGACAAAAGCACACCCACATGCGCACCTCTGTAGGGGCGTTTGCGGAGAGAGTAGGAGGAACTTGTAAAAGACCTTTACTTCAATGACATCGTTAGCACTTATTATTTCTTGTCAAATGCCGTTCTCCACCCTTTGCTTTGATGATTGTGGGGGTGCTCTGAGAAAATCAGTGGCAAATCGAAAAGATGCACATGCATGTGCGAGCGCAAAACTACTTTTTCGTGCCGTACTGCTTCCTCACGGGTTGCCCAATCAGGCCCTATGCACGAACACTACTTCGCACAACCACAAGCGCACAATGGGGCGGGTGAGAAGGTACAGGCCTTGATGCTCCTCTTGTTGCTCTTTCCGACTCTATGGATCGTGTGTCTAGCTGCCTTCTCCAAGGAAAGAAAACGGCCGTGCAGTTCGCGAAACGGTTTCAGCACGCGGCACCCGCAGTGTTGCCCTGCTATCCGCTCATACCTGACCCCCTCATTCTCCCGCTTTTTTCTCGTCACACTCTGCACATCGTCCACCGACAGCTCAGCGACGTAGAGCAACGCGACAAACGCCAAAAACGAGCTCGAAAAGAGCGGAGGACTGTTCGAGCAATAGAATTTGGCGATCTTATTccatcccttcccctctGTAAAGCCGTTCGAATCTCGTTCCGTGTTGCCTCCGGCTGCCATATATTGATCGGCGTTATCCAAATCAAGTAAGCACCATGTCGGAAGAGCAGTCTCATGCTGATCAGGATGCCTACGTGGCCGATGTCGACGGCATTCTGGACGTGCTCCGTGCGGAAGTGCTGGAGCGGAAGCCGGATGACGTTTTCCAGTTCATCTCCCAGTCGGCGCTTAGTCTGCAGAAGGACAGGGGCGCCGAATCGTGCGATCGCATCAACTGTAAGGTCACGGATGAACAGAAGAGCCGTGCGTTGACTATCATCGTGTTCGGTGCCAGCGGGGATCTGGCCAAGAAGAAGACATTTCCTGCCCTCTTCGATCTGTACTGCGGCGGGCTCCTCCCCCCGGAGGTCAACGTTATCGGCTATGCTCGCACTAAGGTGGACGATGCCGAGAGGTGGAAGCGTGAGACGCTCATGACGTATTTTTCGAACGTGCCGGAGCGCGCGTGCCACGCCGAGGACTTCTTGAAACATATCAGCTACTTCTGTGGATCGTACGACAAGGTGGACGACTTCAAGCGTCTTGACGCGGTGATTCGCGAGAAGGAGAATGCCTTTAAGGGCCCTGAGAAGGGTGGAAACCGTCTCTTCTACCTGGCTCTTCCGCCATCGGTATTCGCAAGTGTCTGCGAGAGCATTCACAAGGGTGCGATGCCGCAGGAAGTGGGGGGATGGGCGCGGGTGATCATCGAGAAGCCCTTTGGCCGCGATACCAAGAGCTCCGCCGAGCTGTCCCGAGCGCTGGAGCCGTTCTTCGACGAGTCGCAGCTGTACCGCATTGACCACTACCTCGGGAAGGAGATGGTGCAGAACATCATCACGACACGCTTCGCCAACCGTATCTTCAGCGCTGTGTGGAACTCGAACAACATCGCGTGCGTGCAGATCACGTTCAAGGAGACCATCGGCACTGAGGGCCGTGGCGGCTACTTCGACGGCATCGGCATTATTCGCGACGTCATGCAAAACCATCTCACCCAGATTCTTGCCCTGCTGGCCATGGAGAAGCCTCGGTCGCTGGACGCTGAGTGCATCCGCGACGAGAAGGTGTCGGTGCTGAAGTGCATTGAGCCAATAACGAAGGAGAATTGT from Leishmania major strain Friedlin complete genome, chromosome 34 harbors:
- the APX gene encoding ascorbate peroxidase → MSGTSRRAKGLFTGIAVGTFVSGAMFVSCASARVEEPPFDIRALRADIEDMISEKLELGPSLIRLAWHEAASYDCFKKDGSPNSASMRFKPECLYAGNKGLDIPRKALETLKKKYPQISYADLWVLAAYVAIEYMGGPTIPFCWGRVDAKDGSVCGPDGRLPDGSKTQSHVREVFRRLGFNDQETVALIGAHTCGECHIEFSGYHGPWTHDKNGFDNSFFTQLLDEDWVLNPKVEQMQLMDRATTKLMMLPSDVCLLLDPSYRKYVELYAKDNDRFNKDFANAFKKLTELGTRNLHKAPASES
- the G6PD gene encoding putative glucose-6-phosphate 1-dehydrogenase is translated as MSEEQSHADQDAYVADVDGILDVLRAEVLERKPDDVFQFISQSALSLQKDRGAESCDRINCKVTDEQKSRALTIIVFGASGDLAKKKTFPALFDLYCGGLLPPEVNVIGYARTKVDDAERWKRETLMTYFSNVPERACHAEDFLKHISYFCGSYDKVDDFKRLDAVIREKENAFKGPEKGGNRLFYLALPPSVFASVCESIHKGAMPQEVGGWARVIIEKPFGRDTKSSAELSRALEPFFDESQLYRIDHYLGKEMVQNIITTRFANRIFSAVWNSNNIACVQITFKETIGTEGRGGYFDGIGIIRDVMQNHLTQILALLAMEKPRSLDAECIRDEKVSVLKCIEPITKENCVLGQYTASADGSIPGYQEDVTVPEGSTCPTFAVMRLNINNDRWAGVPFILKAGKAVEQKYVAIRIQFKDEVHPYGEATQRNELVIRAQPSEAMYVKITTKVPGLSGDLRQTHQTELDLTYHTRYDVRLPDAYESLINDALLGNSTNFVRKDELDVAWRIFTPLLHQIDCGEIKPIPYQAGTRGPKEADEFITNNGFKHQKGYQWLPSNKL